From the genome of Flavobacterium luteolum, one region includes:
- a CDS encoding sterol desaturase family protein encodes MIFESWLQQLSQFNTIYLFVFFLIENLVLVGLSVLIGKIIESENTFLQTKDQKWVLSTLFCNTIITLIGFKLYQYGILRVDFSASIKLIIFDTLLLILLMDLFMFIFHFLVHHLKWMYPIHKLHHTHVETNAYSLYVLHPIETLGFGFIWLFLITILKFNYLSIIIYLILNLSYGVFGHLKKDIFPSFWYSNYFTKWISTTKFHNDHHKNETHNYGFYFTIWDKIFKTII; translated from the coding sequence ATGATTTTTGAAAGCTGGTTACAACAGTTAAGTCAATTTAACACAATCTACCTCTTTGTTTTCTTTTTGATAGAAAATTTAGTGTTGGTTGGTTTATCCGTTTTAATTGGAAAAATAATCGAATCTGAAAATACCTTTTTACAGACTAAAGATCAGAAATGGGTACTTTCTACGCTTTTTTGTAACACAATTATAACTTTAATTGGTTTCAAATTGTATCAATACGGAATTCTGAGAGTAGATTTTTCAGCGTCTATTAAACTTATCATTTTCGATACACTTTTGTTGATTCTTTTAATGGATCTTTTTATGTTTATTTTTCATTTTTTGGTTCATCATTTAAAATGGATGTATCCGATTCATAAACTGCATCATACACATGTAGAAACCAATGCTTATAGTTTATATGTCCTTCATCCTATTGAAACTTTAGGTTTTGGATTTATTTGGCTGTTTTTAATTACGATTTTAAAGTTTAATTATTTGAGTATCATTATTTATTTGATTCTAAATCTTTCTTATGGGGTATTTGGACATTTAAAAAAAGATATATTTCCATCTTTTTGGTATAGCAATTACTTCACAAAATGGATTTCTACCACTAAATTTCACAATGATCATCATAAAAATGAAACTCATAATTATGGTTTTTACTTTACAATCTGGGATAAAATTTTCAAAACCATAATTTAA
- a CDS encoding SIR2 family NAD-dependent protein deacylase produces MKKKLVVLTGAGISAESGIKTFRDSDGLWEGHDVMEVATPEGWHKNQELVLDFYNKRRQQLKEVNPNLGHIILAELEKDFDVYIITQNVDDLHERAGSTNVLHLHGELLKVRSTQNKNLILDWTEDLQTGDLDINGHQLRPHIVWFGEEVPALEEAIDITETADYFAVIGTSLQVYPAAGLIAYTPSTTPVFYIDPKPISIPNLRNKVETIAKFASEGVADLREKLLNLEKTK; encoded by the coding sequence ATGAAAAAGAAACTTGTTGTTTTAACAGGAGCAGGAATTAGCGCCGAAAGTGGCATAAAAACATTTCGCGACAGTGATGGATTATGGGAAGGACATGATGTAATGGAAGTTGCCACTCCTGAAGGCTGGCATAAAAATCAGGAATTGGTTCTCGATTTTTACAACAAAAGACGCCAACAGCTGAAAGAAGTAAATCCGAATTTGGGTCATATTATTTTGGCTGAATTGGAAAAAGATTTCGACGTTTACATTATCACCCAAAATGTTGATGATTTGCATGAACGTGCCGGAAGTACAAATGTTTTACATTTGCATGGCGAATTATTAAAAGTACGAAGTACACAAAATAAAAATCTAATTCTGGATTGGACTGAAGATTTGCAAACTGGAGATTTAGATATAAACGGGCATCAATTACGCCCGCATATTGTTTGGTTTGGCGAAGAAGTTCCTGCACTCGAAGAAGCTATTGACATTACCGAAACTGCAGATTATTTTGCTGTAATCGGGACTTCTCTGCAAGTTTATCCAGCAGCGGGATTAATTGCTTATACGCCAAGTACAACTCCTGTTTTTTATATTGATCCAAAACCAATTTCAATTCCGAATCTTAGAAATAAAGTAGAAACTATTGCCAAATTTGCTTCTGAAGGAGTTGCCGATTTGAGAGAAAAATTACTGAACTTAGAAAAAACAAAATGA
- a CDS encoding DUF2306 domain-containing protein, giving the protein MIKIALQYFPFKTDVAFLQIKQTEVTEIPLYILFFYIHVCSSIFVLLAGFTQFNSSILKKYPILHQRIGKLYVFTVLFLSAPSGLFIGIFANGGLFSKISFVTLALLWFYFTLKGFTSIKKRDLHSHNTFMYRSFALSFSAITLRFWKVVIVTLFHPPPMDVYQFIAWLGWIPNLLIIEYYLYNQSKK; this is encoded by the coding sequence ATGATTAAGATCGCATTGCAGTATTTTCCATTTAAAACAGATGTTGCGTTTCTTCAAATAAAACAAACAGAAGTCACAGAAATCCCTCTATATATTCTCTTTTTTTATATTCATGTCTGCTCATCGATCTTTGTTTTATTGGCTGGGTTTACGCAATTTAATTCCAGCATTTTAAAAAAATACCCTATACTTCATCAAAGAATAGGAAAATTATATGTTTTCACCGTTCTTTTTCTCAGCGCACCTTCAGGATTATTCATTGGCATTTTTGCGAATGGTGGTTTGTTTTCTAAAATATCATTTGTAACACTGGCTTTGCTTTGGTTTTATTTCACGCTAAAAGGATTTACCAGCATTAAAAAAAGAGATTTACATTCGCATAACACATTTATGTATAGAAGCTTCGCTTTAAGTTTTTCTGCCATAACACTTCGATTTTGGAAAGTTGTAATTGTAACTTTATTTCACCCCCCTCCCATGGATGTATATCAGTTTATAGCATGGCTCGGATGGATTCCCAATTTACTAATCATTGAATATTATCTTTATAACCAATCAAAAAAATGA
- the purB gene encoding adenylosuccinate lyase, whose translation MTTLNELNAISPIDGRYRNKTQNLAPFFSEEALIKYRVLVEVEYFIALCQIPLPQLQGIDSSLFESLRNIYKNFSTEDALWIKETEKVTNHDVKAVEYFIKDAFEKLGLSQYKEFIHFGLTSQDINNTAIPLSTKEAFEQVYMPTLIAVIAKLKELSVEWKDIPMLARTHGQPASPTRLGKEILVFVERLEEQMRLLFNIPFAAKFGGATGNFNAHHVAYPQIDWKQFGNKFVETDLGLKHSFPTTQIEHYDHFAAFFDALKRINTIIIDLDRDIWTYVSMDYFKQKIKAGEIGSSAMPHKVNPIDFENSEGNLGIANAIFEHLAAKLPISRLQRDLTDSTVLRNVGVPFGHTIIAFEATLKGLNKLLLNEGKFAEDLEKNWAVVAEAIQTILRREAYPNPYEALKGLTRTNEAIDKNAIHNFIATLEVSDSVRAELLAITPSNYTGI comes from the coding sequence ATGACTACTCTAAACGAATTGAATGCTATATCGCCAATTGATGGAAGATATAGAAATAAAACTCAAAATTTAGCACCTTTCTTCTCTGAAGAAGCTTTAATAAAATACCGCGTTTTGGTTGAAGTGGAATACTTCATCGCTTTATGCCAAATTCCATTGCCTCAATTGCAAGGTATTGATTCTAGCTTATTTGAAAGCTTGAGAAATATCTACAAAAACTTCTCAACAGAAGATGCGCTTTGGATTAAAGAAACAGAAAAAGTAACCAACCACGACGTAAAAGCGGTTGAATACTTTATTAAAGATGCTTTTGAGAAATTAGGTTTATCTCAATACAAAGAGTTCATTCACTTCGGATTAACATCTCAAGATATTAACAACACTGCTATTCCGCTTTCTACAAAAGAAGCGTTTGAGCAGGTTTACATGCCAACCTTAATTGCTGTAATTGCAAAATTAAAAGAATTAAGTGTTGAATGGAAAGACATTCCAATGTTGGCGCGTACACACGGACAACCAGCTTCTCCTACTCGTTTAGGAAAAGAAATTTTGGTTTTCGTAGAGCGTTTAGAAGAGCAAATGCGTTTATTATTCAATATTCCGTTTGCTGCCAAATTTGGAGGAGCAACAGGAAACTTTAATGCACACCACGTAGCATACCCACAAATTGACTGGAAACAATTCGGAAATAAATTTGTTGAAACAGATCTTGGTTTAAAACATTCTTTCCCAACCACTCAAATTGAGCATTACGATCATTTTGCTGCTTTCTTTGATGCTTTAAAAAGAATCAACACTATTATCATCGATTTAGATCGTGATATCTGGACGTATGTTTCAATGGATTATTTCAAACAGAAAATCAAAGCTGGAGAGATTGGTTCATCTGCAATGCCACACAAAGTAAATCCAATTGATTTTGAAAACTCTGAAGGAAATTTAGGAATTGCAAATGCTATTTTTGAGCATTTAGCTGCGAAATTGCCAATCTCAAGATTACAGCGTGATTTAACTGACAGTACTGTTTTACGTAATGTTGGTGTTCCTTTTGGACATACTATTATTGCTTTTGAAGCAACTTTGAAAGGTTTAAACAAATTACTTTTAAACGAAGGTAAATTTGCCGAAGATTTAGAGAAAAACTGGGCTGTAGTTGCAGAAGCTATTCAGACTATTTTACGTCGCGAAGCCTATCCAAATCCGTACGAAGCCTTAAAAGGTTTAACAAGAACAAATGAAGCAATCGACAAAAATGCGATTCATAACTTTATTGCGACTCTAGAAGTTTCAGATTCAGTTAGAGCAGAATTGTTAGCTATAACTCCTAGTAATTACACAGGAATTTAA
- a CDS encoding YARHG domain-containing protein — protein sequence MKNCFYLLFFVLLFSCNSKEKKAVENLPPKPQEQELMTELYGSWVGDFIAEERSGEGTENEMYSNKINISIKKITSSEVIGQSIVAGNNRPLKGRMTKKGDNIHFILNEPGDDKNDGFFDFEIKNDTLLVGTWTANNPNKEVRKRSFALTKKEFRYNPYVMLPEEGMYIDYQNPKIEKVKYEEEESEGSETGTENEETEYENASLYRVASEKIVTLNSSLQKFTESDLKNLKKIDLQILRNTIFARHGLTFKTKTIRQFFNQVEWYIPMYSNVNDKLTTLEKQNITILKRFEKYAEDNYDSFGR from the coding sequence ATGAAAAACTGTTTTTACTTATTATTTTTCGTTTTGCTTTTTTCATGCAATTCGAAAGAAAAAAAAGCTGTAGAAAATCTGCCTCCAAAACCTCAGGAACAAGAATTAATGACCGAGCTGTATGGCTCTTGGGTAGGTGATTTTATTGCAGAAGAAAGAAGCGGAGAAGGAACTGAAAACGAAATGTATAGCAATAAAATTAATATCTCAATCAAAAAAATCACCTCTTCTGAAGTAATAGGACAAAGCATTGTTGCTGGAAATAACAGACCGCTTAAAGGCAGAATGACAAAAAAAGGCGATAACATTCATTTTATCCTCAATGAACCTGGAGATGACAAAAATGATGGCTTTTTTGATTTTGAAATTAAAAACGACACTCTTCTTGTAGGTACTTGGACAGCAAATAATCCTAATAAAGAAGTAAGAAAAAGAAGTTTTGCACTTACTAAAAAAGAGTTTAGATATAATCCTTATGTAATGTTGCCTGAAGAAGGAATGTATATTGATTATCAAAATCCTAAAATAGAAAAAGTAAAGTATGAAGAGGAAGAAAGTGAAGGGAGCGAAACAGGAACCGAAAATGAAGAAACAGAATATGAAAATGCATCCTTGTACAGGGTTGCTTCTGAGAAAATCGTAACGCTTAATTCATCCCTACAGAAATTTACAGAGTCAGATTTGAAGAATTTAAAGAAAATTGATTTGCAAATTCTCAGAAATACCATTTTTGCGAGACATGGACTTACTTTTAAAACCAAAACAATTCGTCAATTTTTTAATCAAGTCGAATGGTATATTCCAATGTATAGCAATGTAAATGATAAACTGACAACTTTAGAAAAACAAAACATTACCATCTTAAAACGTTTTGAAAAATATGCAGAAGACAATTATGATTCCTTCGGAAGATAA
- a CDS encoding cation:proton antiporter, with amino-acid sequence MIALNAAAETTHHLQPLISDLGLILMTAGIAVLLFRKMKQPLVLGYLIAGFLAGNHFDFFPSITDMKSVEVWAEIGVIFLLFSLGLEFSFKKLMKVGGTSSVTAITQILFMTVIGYCVGQWMGWGKMDSIFLGATLSISSTTIIIRAFDELGVKGKKFVGIVFGALIVEDIVAILMLVLLSTIAVSDQVSGTALLQSVLKLIFFLIIWFLGGIFIIPTIFKKAKHLLTDEMLLIISLALCLMMVIFASNVGFSPALGAFIMGSIIAETTMAEKIEHLIQPVKDFFGAVFFVSVGMLINPVTLVNYALPVAIITLLTIFGKAFSSSIGALISGQPLKQSVQTGMSLAQIGEFSFIIATLGMSLKVTSDFLYPIIVAVSAITTFTTPFLIKYSERFAFFLESKMPKRWVKNINRYSVNAQAIKSVSTWQIVLRSSITQIILHTIIITAIILLSSKFVAPLVADTRFGNTLAALLTLVVIAPFLWALSLRRVKVDEVEKLWEERKYRGALLMLILIRMSLGLFFVGFLLNIFFSPLVAFVALIIAIGAYQIFPKKLNEQYHKIENHFLKNLNDRENKKIDRRYANLMPWDGHMSFFEIKKESNLVGQTLQELRIREQLGINIAYIKRGEVTIPIPTKTERLFPGDEICVIGTDAQIAEFTKFLTQNETEPPTKVEETDIVLRQLEVSQDEFIQKSIGQFRTKTDGMVVGIERNGNRILNPESSLILEKNDILWVVGDKKKMNALLAAK; translated from the coding sequence ATGATTGCACTAAATGCCGCTGCAGAAACTACACACCATTTACAACCTTTAATTAGTGATTTAGGATTAATCCTGATGACTGCCGGAATTGCCGTTCTATTATTTAGAAAAATGAAACAGCCTTTGGTTTTAGGCTACCTGATTGCAGGATTTCTAGCTGGAAACCATTTTGATTTCTTCCCTTCTATAACCGACATGAAAAGTGTTGAAGTTTGGGCAGAAATTGGGGTTATATTTTTGCTTTTCAGTTTAGGACTCGAATTTAGCTTTAAGAAACTAATGAAGGTTGGAGGGACTTCGTCTGTCACCGCCATAACCCAGATTTTGTTCATGACTGTAATTGGTTATTGTGTCGGGCAATGGATGGGCTGGGGAAAAATGGACAGTATTTTCCTGGGAGCTACACTTTCTATTTCTTCGACAACCATTATCATTAGAGCTTTTGATGAGCTGGGCGTAAAAGGAAAAAAGTTCGTTGGAATTGTTTTCGGAGCTTTAATTGTAGAAGATATTGTTGCCATTTTAATGTTGGTTTTATTATCTACTATTGCGGTAAGCGACCAAGTTTCAGGAACAGCATTACTGCAATCTGTTTTAAAACTTATTTTCTTCTTAATCATATGGTTCTTAGGAGGAATATTTATTATTCCGACAATCTTTAAAAAAGCAAAACATCTATTAACTGATGAGATGCTGCTGATTATCTCATTGGCTTTATGTTTAATGATGGTTATTTTTGCTTCAAACGTAGGTTTCTCTCCAGCATTAGGTGCTTTTATCATGGGATCTATTATTGCTGAAACGACGATGGCAGAAAAAATCGAACATTTAATTCAGCCAGTAAAAGATTTTTTTGGAGCCGTTTTCTTTGTATCAGTGGGAATGTTAATCAATCCGGTTACTTTGGTTAATTATGCGCTTCCGGTGGCTATAATTACATTATTAACCATATTCGGAAAAGCATTCAGTTCTTCTATTGGAGCTTTAATTTCTGGCCAGCCTTTAAAACAATCTGTTCAAACCGGAATGAGTTTAGCTCAAATTGGTGAGTTCTCGTTTATCATTGCCACTCTCGGAATGTCCTTAAAAGTTACAAGCGATTTCCTATACCCTATTATTGTAGCCGTTTCTGCCATTACAACATTTACTACTCCATTTTTAATTAAATACTCAGAAAGATTCGCTTTCTTTTTAGAATCTAAAATGCCAAAAAGATGGGTTAAAAACATTAATCGATATAGTGTAAATGCGCAAGCAATTAAATCTGTCAGCACTTGGCAGATTGTACTCCGCTCTTCGATTACACAAATTATTCTTCATACAATCATCATTACTGCCATTATATTATTGTCGTCTAAATTTGTAGCGCCTTTGGTTGCCGATACACGATTCGGAAATACCTTGGCCGCTTTGTTAACTTTGGTTGTAATTGCACCGTTTTTATGGGCGTTATCGCTTCGTCGTGTAAAAGTAGATGAAGTTGAAAAGTTATGGGAAGAACGCAAATACCGTGGAGCGCTTTTAATGCTGATTCTGATTAGAATGAGTCTCGGTTTATTCTTTGTCGGATTCTTATTGAATATTTTCTTCTCGCCTTTGGTTGCATTTGTGGCCTTAATTATTGCAATTGGTGCATATCAAATTTTTCCTAAAAAACTAAATGAGCAATATCACAAAATTGAAAATCACTTTTTGAAAAATCTAAACGATCGCGAAAACAAAAAGATTGACAGACGATATGCTAATTTAATGCCATGGGATGGACACATGTCTTTCTTTGAAATTAAAAAAGAATCCAATTTGGTTGGACAAACTTTACAAGAACTCCGAATTCGTGAACAGCTCGGAATTAATATTGCTTATATTAAACGAGGAGAAGTAACCATTCCGATTCCTACCAAAACAGAACGTTTATTTCCTGGCGATGAGATTTGTGTAATTGGAACTGATGCTCAAATTGCAGAATTCACGAAATTCTTAACTCAAAACGAAACAGAACCGCCTACAAAAGTAGAAGAAACCGATATTGTTTTGCGCCAGCTTGAAGTTTCTCAGGACGAATTCATTCAAAAAAGCATAGGACAATTCAGAACCAAAACAGACGGAATGGTCGTAGGAATTGAACGAAACGGAAATCGAATTCTAAATCCAGAATCTAGTCTAATCTTAGAGAAAAATGACATTCTCTGGGTTGTAGGAGACAAGAAAAAAATGAATGCTTTGTTGGCAGCTAAGTAA
- a CDS encoding AEC family transporter, whose product MNNFILIFFFLLLGLVLQHVKQFPTHIYKTLNKIVIYFCLPAITLYHIPKIKWSSELLFPIGAGWITYILAFIFFHFLGRRNGWSNKLIGCLILTAGLSNSSFLGYPIIEALFGKKGLETAVLVDQPGTFVVVSTLGVFTAAFYSKGSPNAFGIFKKIILFPPFLMFVLACFMNIFDYKLNENFQSILLKIGSLVTPLALLSVGLQLTFDRKSQHWKFLRLGLFFKLLLIPFIIFVLYVFIFNQHSEVIKITIMETAMAPMITGAILASTYGLKPKLSSMMIGFGIPISFVTLAFWYFVLSFI is encoded by the coding sequence ATGAACAACTTTATACTAATATTTTTCTTTCTTTTGCTGGGTTTGGTTTTACAGCATGTAAAACAATTTCCGACTCATATTTACAAAACGCTCAATAAAATTGTTATTTATTTCTGTCTTCCAGCGATTACTTTATATCATATTCCGAAAATAAAATGGAGCAGCGAATTGCTATTTCCAATAGGAGCAGGGTGGATTACTTATATTCTGGCTTTTATCTTTTTTCATTTTTTGGGAAGAAGAAATGGCTGGTCGAATAAATTGATTGGCTGTCTGATTTTGACAGCTGGTTTGAGCAACAGTTCTTTTCTAGGTTATCCGATTATTGAAGCTTTATTTGGAAAGAAAGGTTTAGAAACTGCAGTTTTAGTAGATCAACCAGGAACTTTTGTTGTGGTTTCTACTCTTGGCGTTTTTACTGCGGCCTTTTATTCTAAGGGAAGTCCAAATGCATTTGGGATTTTTAAAAAGATTATTCTATTTCCGCCCTTTCTAATGTTTGTTTTGGCTTGTTTCATGAATATTTTTGATTATAAATTAAATGAAAATTTTCAATCTATATTACTGAAAATTGGAAGTTTGGTAACACCTTTAGCATTACTTTCTGTTGGCTTGCAATTGACTTTCGATCGAAAAAGCCAGCATTGGAAATTTTTACGTCTTGGACTTTTCTTTAAACTCCTTTTGATTCCTTTTATAATTTTTGTGCTGTATGTATTTATTTTTAACCAGCATTCTGAAGTTATAAAAATTACGATAATGGAAACCGCTATGGCGCCAATGATAACAGGTGCAATCCTTGCTTCAACTTACGGATTAAAACCCAAATTAAGCAGTATGATGATCGGTTTCGGAATTCCGATTTCCTTTGTAACGCTTGCTTTCTGGTATTTTGTTCTAAGTTTTATTTAG
- a CDS encoding TrmH family RNA methyltransferase, translating to MIDLDYLAFLENILTDNRKERFLEVLGNRTKHFTVAVEDVYQMHNTSAVMRSCEVFGIQELNVIEQRFGKRIDKEIALGAQKWVDINRFDSVSGCLSDLKSKGYQIIATTPHEKDCMLEDFDISKPSALFFGTEKEGLSQEIMDNADGFLKIPMVGFTESLNISVSAAIIIQSLTNRLRRSEIDWRLTDEEILVKRLLWAKNSIKDIKRIEERYYQDNPSNS from the coding sequence ATGATTGATTTAGATTACTTAGCTTTTCTCGAAAATATATTAACAGATAACCGCAAAGAAAGATTTTTAGAAGTATTAGGAAACCGCACCAAACACTTTACAGTTGCAGTAGAAGATGTTTATCAGATGCACAATACAAGTGCAGTAATGCGAAGCTGTGAAGTTTTCGGAATTCAGGAATTAAATGTAATTGAGCAGCGTTTTGGAAAAAGAATCGATAAAGAAATTGCTTTAGGAGCACAAAAATGGGTAGACATCAACCGGTTTGATTCGGTTTCAGGTTGCCTTTCTGATTTAAAAAGTAAAGGGTATCAAATTATCGCGACAACTCCGCACGAAAAGGATTGTATGTTGGAAGATTTTGATATTTCGAAACCAAGTGCCTTATTCTTTGGAACAGAAAAAGAAGGCTTGTCTCAGGAAATTATGGACAATGCAGATGGTTTCTTAAAAATACCAATGGTAGGTTTTACAGAAAGTTTGAATATTTCGGTTTCGGCTGCGATTATTATTCAAAGCTTGACAAACAGACTCCGAAGATCAGAGATTGATTGGAGATTAACTGATGAAGAAATTTTAGTAAAACGTTTGCTATGGGCTAAAAATTCTATAAAAGATATAAAGCGAATTGAGGAAAGATATTATCAAGATAATCCAAGTAATAGTTAG
- a CDS encoding RrF2 family transcriptional regulator — protein sequence MISGKFAITIHILTLLHKFPNDYLSSEFIAGSINLNPVLVRKEIANLKAHHIVESKEGKNGGTKLAVNPVDLTLKQIFEMTFETIGLGFAKNQPNPDCPVGKSINQNLEALYKEMNDKVSAQLENISLEDFSNQF from the coding sequence ATGATTTCAGGTAAATTTGCCATAACGATTCACATTCTTACTTTACTCCATAAATTCCCAAATGATTATTTGTCATCGGAGTTTATTGCGGGAAGTATTAATCTAAATCCTGTTTTGGTTCGAAAAGAAATTGCCAATCTAAAAGCGCATCATATTGTAGAAAGTAAAGAAGGAAAAAATGGCGGAACAAAATTGGCGGTTAATCCTGTTGACCTGACTTTAAAACAAATATTCGAAATGACTTTTGAAACCATTGGTTTAGGTTTCGCAAAGAATCAGCCAAATCCTGATTGTCCTGTTGGAAAAAGCATCAATCAGAATTTGGAAGCTTTGTATAAAGAAATGAATGATAAAGTAAGTGCTCAGCTTGAGAACATCTCTCTGGAGGATTTTTCGAATCAATTTTAA
- a CDS encoding NAD(P)-dependent oxidoreductase, with protein sequence MKIALIGATGFVGSAILNELADRKHEITAIARTPKDTPNATWVAADIFNVDTLAEILKGHDAVVNAYNPGWTNPNIYDDFLAGSKAIQEAVKKSGVKRFITIGGAGSLYVAPDLQAVDTPDFPKEIFPGANAARHYLNIIKEEKDLDWAFFSPAFEMHAGTKTGRTGKYRLGLENPVFNDEQRSILSVEDLAVVIADEVETPKHHQVRFTAGY encoded by the coding sequence ATGAAAATCGCACTTATTGGAGCTACAGGATTTGTTGGCTCAGCAATTTTAAACGAATTAGCAGATAGAAAACATGAAATCACTGCTATTGCAAGAACTCCAAAAGATACCCCAAACGCTACTTGGGTTGCTGCAGATATTTTTAATGTTGATACTTTGGCAGAAATCTTAAAAGGTCACGATGCTGTGGTTAATGCTTATAACCCTGGATGGACAAACCCAAATATTTACGATGACTTTTTAGCAGGTTCTAAAGCAATTCAGGAAGCGGTTAAAAAATCGGGAGTTAAACGTTTTATTACAATTGGTGGAGCTGGAAGTTTATATGTAGCTCCAGATTTACAAGCGGTTGATACGCCAGATTTTCCAAAAGAGATTTTCCCTGGTGCAAATGCTGCAAGACATTATTTAAACATTATTAAAGAAGAAAAAGATTTGGATTGGGCATTCTTTAGTCCTGCTTTCGAAATGCATGCTGGAACTAAAACAGGAAGAACTGGAAAATACCGTTTAGGATTAGAAAATCCTGTTTTCAATGATGAGCAAAGAAGTATTTTATCTGTAGAAGATTTAGCAGTTGTTATTGCTGACGAAGTAGAAACTCCAAAACATCATCAGGTTAGATTTACTGCAGGTTACTAA
- a CDS encoding peroxiredoxin, with the protein MSTLRLGDIAPDFHAETTQGPINFHEWLGDSWGVLFSHPADFTPVCTTELGTVANYVPEFKKRNTKVIALSVDGLESHKEWIKDINETQNTEVNFPIIADEDKKVANLYDMLHPNASDKFTVRSVFVIGPDKKIKLTLTYPASTGRNFDELLRVIDSLQLTANYSVATPANWKDGEDVVIAPAIPDSDIPAKFPKGHTPIKPYLRLTPQPNK; encoded by the coding sequence ATGTCAACATTAAGATTAGGCGATATAGCTCCTGACTTTCACGCAGAAACCACACAGGGACCAATTAATTTTCACGAATGGCTAGGAGATTCGTGGGGTGTTTTATTTTCGCATCCAGCAGATTTTACGCCAGTTTGTACTACTGAATTAGGAACTGTGGCGAACTATGTGCCAGAATTCAAAAAAAGAAATACTAAGGTTATTGCTTTGAGTGTAGATGGCCTAGAGTCTCATAAAGAATGGATTAAAGATATCAACGAAACTCAAAATACAGAAGTAAATTTCCCAATCATTGCAGATGAGGATAAAAAAGTAGCTAATTTATACGATATGCTGCACCCAAATGCAAGTGATAAATTTACAGTTCGTTCTGTTTTTGTTATTGGACCAGATAAAAAAATCAAATTAACGCTGACTTATCCTGCTTCTACAGGAAGAAATTTTGATGAGTTGCTTCGTGTAATCGATAGTTTACAATTGACAGCAAATTATAGTGTTGCGACTCCAGCAAACTGGAAAGATGGAGAAGATGTTGTAATTGCACCAGCAATTCCAGACAGCGATATTCCAGCAAAATTCCCAAAAGGACATACGCCAATTAAACCTTATTTGCGTTTGACACCGCAGCCGAATAAATAG